The segment CTGCTGTATCCATATTACGACTTCACCTGCCCCTGTAGTCTGCTACACTTCCAGCCATGAAAAAACGCTGCTGGTGGCCGGGCGACGATCCGGTCTACGTTGATTACCATGATCGGGAGTGGGGCGTTCCCGTCCATGACGAACGTACCTGGTTCGAGTTTGTCTGCCTGGACGGGCAGCAGGCCGGGCTCAGCTGGATTACCGTCCTCAAAAAACGGGACAATTACCGCCGGGCCTTCCATAATTTCGACCCTCTCAAGGTGTCCCGCATGCGTGACAGCACCATTGAGAAACTGCTGTCAGACACCGGGCTGATCCGCAATCGCCTGAAACTCTATTCGATCCCGATCAATGCCAGGGCCTTTCTTCAAGTACAGGCTGAATTCGGCTCTTTCGATGACTATATCTGGCGGTTCGTAAACGGCAGGCCGCTGGATGGCAAGCGACACAAGCCCGGTGACGTGCCCGCCACGACACCGGAGAGTGATGCCATGAGCAAAGACATGAAGAAACGGGGCTTCAAGTTCTGCGGCTCTACTATCTGCTATGCGTTCATGCAGGCCGCCGGCATGGTTAATGATCACCTGCACGACTGCTACCGCTACGAAGAAATCAAACGATTAAACAAACACCCCTGATCTGTAAACGACAAAGGAAACCACAATGATTGGATATGTGACTCTTGGCACTAACGACATTGAAAAAGCCGCCAGGTTCTACGATGAACTGTTAGCCGTAATCGGCGCCAAGCGCTTCATGGAGATGGACAACTTCATCGCCTGGGCTGTCGATCCGACTAAGCCGGCACTCTCTGTGACCAAACCCTTCGATGGAGATCCCGCTACCGTTGGTAATGGTGTGATGATTTCACTCGCTGCAGACAGCCCCGCCATGGTGGACAAAATATACGCCAAGGCGATTGAACTG is part of the Gammaproteobacteria bacterium genome and harbors:
- a CDS encoding DNA-3-methyladenine glycosylase I codes for the protein MKKRCWWPGDDPVYVDYHDREWGVPVHDERTWFEFVCLDGQQAGLSWITVLKKRDNYRRAFHNFDPLKVSRMRDSTIEKLLSDTGLIRNRLKLYSIPINARAFLQVQAEFGSFDDYIWRFVNGRPLDGKRHKPGDVPATTPESDAMSKDMKKRGFKFCGSTICYAFMQAAGMVNDHLHDCYRYEEIKRLNKHP
- a CDS encoding VOC family protein, coding for MIGYVTLGTNDIEKAARFYDELLAVIGAKRFMEMDNFIAWAVDPTKPALSVTKPFDGDPATVGNGVMISLAADSPAMVDKIYAKAIELGAQDEGPAGPRGDNFYAGYFRDMDGNKLNAFCMIQNA